The genomic segment GGCGTCAACGTGCTCGACGAGCTCAAGCGCGAGTTCGTCTACCACCCGGGCCCGATCTTCACCGACCTGCTCCTGGCCGACGAGATCAACCGCGCCCCCGCCAAGACCCAGGCCGCGCTGCTCGAGGCCATGCAGGAGCGCCAGGTGACGGTGGACGGGCAGACGCGCCGCCTCCCCGCCGGCTTCACCGTGTTCGCCTCGCAGAACCCGGTGGAGTACGAGGGCACCTACCCGCTCCCCGAGGCCCAGCTCGACCGCTTCCTCCTCAAGATCCAGGTCGGCTACCCCGACGCCGACGCCGAGCGGGCGATCCTGGACCGCTACGCCGGGGGCTTCGCCGCCGAGCGCGCCGAGACCTACGGGATCCGCCCCGTCCTCTCCGGCGCCGAGCTCGCGTCCCTGCGCGAGGCCGTGGCCGCCGTGCACGTGGAGCCCAGCGTGCGCGACTACGTCACCCGGATCGTGCGCGCCACCCGCGAGGAGCCGAGCTTCGCCCTGGGCGCTTCTCCCCGCGCCGGCGTGGCGCTCTTCCTCGCCTCCCGCGCCGAGGCCTTCATCGCCGGGCGCGACTTCGTCACCCCCGACGACGTGAAGGCACTCTCGCCCCCCGTGCTCCGCCACCGGGTGGTGCTCACCCCCGAGGCCGAGGTCGAGGGGCAGACGGTCGACGAGCGGCTGGCCGCCATCCTGGCCACGCTCCCCGCCCCGCGCGAGTAGGCCCGCCCGCGGTGAACGTCCTCCCCTCGCGCCGGCTCCTCTGGCTGCTGGCCGCGGTCGCCCCCGTCTTCCTCTTCGACGCCCGGCTGGCCGTGTGGCTCGACCTGGCGCTGCTGGCGCTGATGGCGGCCGACGGGCTGCTGGCGCCGCGGCCGAAGCGGCTGGAGGTGGAGCGGAAGTGGCCGCGCCGCGTCTCGCTCGGCGCCACGGCCGAGGTCACGCTCCTGCTCGCCAGCACCTCGGGCCGCCCCGTGCGCGTGCGGGTGACCGACGACCTCCCGCCGATCCTCTCGCGCGAGGGCCCCGACGTGCTGGAGGCGGTGCTGCGCCCCGGCTGGGTGGAGCCGCTCGCCTACCGGGTGCGCGCGGACCGGCGCGGCGACGCCGAGCTGGGCGACGTGCACCTGCGCATCCTGGGCCCGCTGGGGCTG from the Longimicrobium sp. genome contains:
- a CDS encoding MoxR family ATPase, whose product is MTSVIPATPTSEKAGAVLEQLSGVVLGQEEVLRQMLVCLLAGGHALLEGVPGTAKTLAIRSLALALELRFGRVQFTPDLMPTDLVGVNVLDELKREFVYHPGPIFTDLLLADEINRAPAKTQAALLEAMQERQVTVDGQTRRLPAGFTVFASQNPVEYEGTYPLPEAQLDRFLLKIQVGYPDADAERAILDRYAGGFAAERAETYGIRPVLSGAELASLREAVAAVHVEPSVRDYVTRIVRATREEPSFALGASPRAGVALFLASRAEAFIAGRDFVTPDDVKALSPPVLRHRVVLTPEAEVEGQTVDERLAAILATLPAPRE